From the genome of Flavobacterium ovatum, one region includes:
- a CDS encoding PAS domain S-box protein yields the protein MNNYLKVIQLDVEKSLKNSYTTTLTLALTINDNGVPVNFDTISKKLLASNQNINSVQLVPHGVIKYVYPYEENKAAIGLDILNSKKHQKEAIKSIANQKMYFAGPFDLLQGGKGIVGRLPVYKNNKFWGFSAVVIRLEKLLNFFELNPTDSSKYYLQLSKKDPNTLKEIFYLKGSKNFLKSNYVSSTVTDGDWKLYLIDKHSYSYFDSQLIVISIFGFITSILFGFFTASVLEKPAKLRLLVAEQADNLLNSELKFKAFFEQAAVGMANVKKDSGIFIEMNTKFCELLGYTQEELKSKSFKDITHPEDLEKDLEYLEKLKNGLINKYSLEKRYFKKNGAIIWVKLTVSHLLKTNDEESSYISIIENISKRKIAEQKSNEYQKRIESLINTIDGIVWECSADTFNFTFVSKKVKDILGYTSEEWLSTPNFWENHIHPDDKYSVLNYCCEKTAKNSDHDFEYRIIAKNGNTIWLRDIVNVITENGKTVLLRGIMIDITKTKEIQNDLNNSFKLVTEQNKRLLNFSYIISHNLRSHTSNISSLMDLLETSESEEETKEYVQLLKRVSNALNETLENLNEVVNIQSNIGLVTENINLKQYIDNTLRILSNKIKSQEVSVVSTINEDVEVIYNPAYLESILYNLISNAIRYRHPNRKPEVSISMSTENNKKTLQISDNGIGIDLEKNGSKIFGMFKTFSNNPESRGIGLFITKNQIDAMGGKIMIESQVNIGTTFKIYIS from the coding sequence ATTAACACTTGCTTTGACTATCAATGATAATGGAGTCCCTGTTAATTTTGATACAATTTCTAAAAAACTTTTAGCGTCAAATCAAAATATTAATTCTGTTCAACTGGTTCCACATGGAGTTATTAAGTATGTTTATCCTTACGAAGAGAATAAAGCCGCAATTGGATTAGATATATTAAATTCCAAAAAACACCAAAAAGAAGCTATAAAATCAATCGCAAATCAAAAAATGTACTTTGCTGGGCCATTTGATTTATTGCAAGGAGGTAAAGGAATAGTAGGCCGATTACCTGTTTATAAGAACAATAAATTTTGGGGGTTTTCTGCAGTAGTTATTCGTTTAGAAAAATTATTGAATTTTTTTGAGCTTAACCCCACAGATAGCTCAAAATACTACCTTCAACTTTCAAAAAAAGACCCAAACACACTAAAGGAAATATTTTACTTAAAAGGCTCTAAAAACTTTTTAAAATCAAACTATGTATCTAGTACTGTAACAGATGGAGATTGGAAATTATATTTAATAGACAAGCACTCTTACTCCTATTTTGATTCTCAATTAATAGTTATTTCTATATTTGGTTTCATAACATCTATTCTTTTTGGTTTTTTTACTGCTTCAGTATTAGAAAAACCTGCAAAATTACGATTATTAGTTGCTGAACAGGCTGACAACCTCCTTAATAGTGAACTAAAATTTAAAGCTTTTTTTGAACAAGCTGCTGTTGGTATGGCAAATGTTAAGAAAGATTCTGGAATATTTATCGAAATGAATACTAAATTTTGTGAACTGCTTGGATACACTCAAGAGGAATTAAAAAGCAAAAGTTTCAAAGACATTACACATCCAGAGGATTTAGAAAAAGATTTAGAGTATTTAGAAAAACTCAAAAATGGTTTGATTAATAAATATTCTTTAGAAAAAAGATATTTTAAGAAAAATGGAGCTATTATTTGGGTTAAACTTACTGTATCACATTTATTAAAAACCAACGATGAAGAATCCAGCTATATCTCTATCATTGAGAATATATCCAAACGTAAGATTGCTGAGCAAAAATCTAATGAATACCAAAAAAGAATCGAATCTTTAATAAATACTATTGACGGAATCGTTTGGGAATGTAGTGCTGATACCTTCAATTTTACTTTTGTCAGTAAAAAAGTAAAAGATATTTTGGGATACACTTCTGAAGAATGGTTATCTACTCCTAATTTTTGGGAAAATCATATTCATCCTGATGACAAATACTCCGTTTTAAATTATTGTTGTGAAAAAACGGCTAAAAATTCAGATCATGATTTTGAATATCGAATTATAGCCAAAAACGGTAATACAATATGGCTTAGAGATATTGTGAATGTAATCACTGAAAATGGTAAAACAGTATTACTACGTGGAATTATGATTGATATTACTAAAACTAAGGAAATTCAGAACGACTTAAATAATTCATTCAAATTAGTAACAGAACAAAATAAGCGTTTATTAAATTTCTCCTATATTATTTCGCATAATTTAAGATCCCATACAAGTAATATTTCGTCTTTAATGGACTTATTGGAAACTTCAGAATCTGAAGAAGAAACCAAAGAATATGTTCAATTATTAAAAAGGGTATCTAATGCTTTAAATGAAACATTAGAAAACCTGAACGAAGTAGTTAATATACAATCTAACATCGGGTTAGTTACTGAAAACATAAACTTAAAGCAATATATTGACAATACTTTAAGAATTCTTTCCAATAAAATAAAATCTCAAGAAGTTAGTGTCGTTTCTACTATAAACGAAGATGTAGAAGTAATATATAATCCGGCTTACTTAGAAAGTATTTTGTATAATTTAATTTCAAATGCTATTCGTTACAGGCATCCAAACCGAAAACCTGAGGTTTCAATTTCGATGTCAACTGAAAATAACAAAAAAACACTTCAAATTTCAGACAATGGAATAGGAATTGATTTAGAAAAAAATGGATCTAAAATATTTGGTATGTTTAAAACGTTTAGTAATAATCCTGAATCAAGAGGGATTGGGTTATTTATTACTAAAAATCAAATAGATGCAATGGGCGGAAAAATAATGATCGAGAGTCAAGTCAATATTGGAACTACATTTAAAATTTACATCTCATGA